In the Leptotrichia sp. oral taxon 847 genome, one interval contains:
- a CDS encoding TlpA family protein disulfide reductase: MKKLLIVVSLFMTSILGFSNVKSLDVDVTEGAKLPNFELRDFQGKYTKSKKLFGDGKPTLFIFAAEWCPYCQRELSAVQKFYEENKDNINVVVVFTRRKTNLSATKKYVEENKFTFPVYYDATDSLMKAFKVKTVPYNLIIQDSKIQKDLGESKTYEELKEAFYLN; the protein is encoded by the coding sequence ATGAAAAAATTACTAATTGTTGTTTCATTATTTATGACAAGTATTTTGGGATTTTCAAATGTAAAATCTCTTGATGTCGATGTAACAGAAGGTGCAAAATTACCTAATTTTGAATTAAGAGATTTTCAGGGAAAATATACAAAAAGTAAAAAACTATTTGGAGATGGAAAACCTACACTTTTTATTTTTGCTGCTGAATGGTGTCCTTATTGTCAGCGTGAACTATCTGCTGTGCAAAAATTTTATGAAGAAAATAAAGATAATATAAATGTTGTAGTTGTATTCACAAGAAGAAAAACTAATTTATCAGCAACTAAAAAATATGTGGAAGAAAATAAGTTTACTTTCCCAGTATATTATGACGCCACAGACTCACTTATGAAAGCCTTCAAAGTGAAAACTGTCCCATACAATTTAATTATTCAGGATTCCAAAATTCAAAAAGATTTGGGTGAATCAAAAACTTATGAAGAGTTGAAAGAAGCATTTTATTTGAATTAA
- a CDS encoding META domain-containing protein has translation MKKTFYLFGILTVFLFSCIGLSAKVKKRTVYNLNKTSWELSQISKKGQKLPIPEGVNITLNFSDGKISGFSGVNSYFGGYKIKNNSILTAETATTLMAGPEELMKIELNFFDILQNSPRINYNNTTLSLRNKNGEVWTFKKLDLSKKLKNTKWKLVEMGQTSFPEKEGEITISFAENKINGNSGINNYFGNCEIKNDSIKIGPVGSTKIAGPENLMKIEFEYLKLLQNSKTIKLVKNILTLTTSDGKTLKFEKIK, from the coding sequence ATTTTAACAGTTTTTTTGTTTAGTTGTATTGGATTAAGTGCAAAAGTAAAAAAGAGAACTGTTTACAATTTGAATAAAACTTCTTGGGAATTATCACAAATTAGTAAAAAAGGTCAAAAATTGCCAATTCCAGAAGGGGTAAATATTACGCTTAATTTTTCAGACGGTAAAATTAGTGGATTTTCAGGTGTGAATAGTTATTTTGGAGGATATAAAATAAAAAATAATTCAATTTTAACTGCTGAAACAGCGACAACCTTGATGGCTGGACCAGAAGAATTAATGAAAATTGAGCTAAACTTTTTTGATATTTTGCAAAATTCTCCAAGAATAAATTATAATAACACAACTTTGAGCTTGAGAAATAAAAATGGAGAAGTTTGGACGTTTAAAAAATTAGACTTGAGTAAAAAATTGAAAAATACAAAATGGAAACTTGTCGAAATGGGACAAACTTCCTTTCCAGAAAAAGAAGGAGAAATAACAATTTCTTTTGCTGAAAACAAGATTAATGGAAATTCTGGAATAAACAACTATTTTGGAAATTGTGAAATCAAGAATGACAGCATTAAAATTGGACCAGTTGGTTCTACAAAAATAGCTGGACCAGAAAATTTAATGAAAATTGAATTTGAGTATTTAAAATTGTTACAAAATTCTAAAACTATAAAATTAGTTAAAAATATTTTGACTTTGACTACTAGTGATGGAAAAACGTTGAAATTTGAAAAGATCAAATAA